The Ovis aries strain OAR_USU_Benz2616 breed Rambouillet chromosome 2, ARS-UI_Ramb_v3.0, whole genome shotgun sequence nucleotide sequence CGGCTGAGGGAACTGGTACCCGGAGTCCCGCGAGGCACTCAGCTTAGCCAGGTGGAAATCCTGCAGCGCGTCATCGACTACATCCTCGACCTGCAGGTGGTCCTGGCCGAGCCGGCCCCTGGGCCCCCAGACGGCCCGCATCTTCCCATCCAGGTGCGCGCGGGCGTGCTCGGGAGCCGGGGCGGGGCTGAGCTCCAGGGCTGGGATGCTACGGGGACCCCTGGACCTTCCAAACTCCGTGCGTAAACCCTTCCCCCGTTTTCCTTCTCTCAGACAGCCGAGCTCGCTCCGGAACTTGTCATCTCCAACGACCAAAGGAGCTTCTGCCACTGACCTGGCCCGTCCTGGCGCCTCCAGGTGAGTATCAAAGCCTTCTCCCGGGGGCCGGGAAGGGGGACGGCTGGTGCTTAAACGGCAGATCTTGGAGTTGGTAGGCCTTTTAAAGGATTACCGCGGCCCCCTTGGTTTAGGGAAATTCAGGCCAGAGAGGCGCAAGTGACTTGCCCGTGGTCACAGCAAATGAATGACGGAACCAATTCCGATCCAGAGTTCGTTTCAATCTTAAGTGCACGTTGTTACCGTCTTCCCCCATTGGACAAAGGTGCGAAACTATAGACGCAGGTCCGACTAGATAAAATAGTTTGTGGCTTGGAGTCGTAAAAGGAGCCGCGTTTTCCTCAGCCCCCCTCCCAACTAGTGTCACTTCCAAGAGGGAGGGGTGGTGCAAGCTCCGCCTGTGGTCCTTCGGCGCCAACTGGGTGGGGGCAGTGTGGGGCGAGGAGTTATCAGCTGGAGGTAGAGACCAAGTTTCCTCCCTGGCGCCGGCCAGTCTGCGGACGGCCCCCGCTTCGGCGCGCTCGGCGGAAACTGACGGCTCCCTGGTCTTCTTTCCTCCCCCGCCCAGAACGCAGGTGCTGGCGCCCGTCCGGGACCCTGGGACCCTCTTCGGCCGGAAGCCCGAGGGCATGGATGGGCCTCAACCTTGCcctgcccacttgacttccccaAACCCCTGCCTCGAGGCTGGACCTGCGCCCAGGAGCGAAGGACTGTGAACATGGGTGGCCTAAAGAGCCAGCGCTAGCTCTGGGCACCAGCTGGGCAACCTCCCCTAGCCCTCACGCCACTTCCAAGTTTTAAAGACTGTCTTTCAGTGTGTGGAGGTGtacggggttgggggtgggggctggctgTTCTCCAAATTCTGCCTTGGCCAAGGCAGCGGTAGAGCTGGTCTTCTGGTCTCCTTGGAGAAAGACTCTGTTGCCCTGATTATGAACTCTATAATAGAGTATTTAGCTTTTGTACCTTTTTTGCAGGAAGGTGACTTTCTGTAACCATGCGATGTAtattaaactttttataaaaGTTAACATTTTGCATAATAAACGGTTTTTAAACACTTTTGTTTATAATTTGATTCCTTAAGTGCTAGCACTGTTTCTCACAAAGCTGGATTTAGGGAGAATAAATTCATGCCTTTCTTGGAGCTTAGGAAAAGTAAACTTGCTTGTTCCCTTAAAAGGGAGACGGGAGAATGCCTAGCTAAGACTGGGTAAGAGGGGGAAGTAGAAGAGGCTCATGGTGGAGCCCCACACGCATTGGGTGCAGAGAAGAGCCTTGTGCTGTCTCACTTTACAAGTGAGGGAAGACTGGAAAGAGAAAGTGACTGGAACAAGCTCACCCAGCAAGTTGGGGGCCTAGGATAGACATCTGCTCTCCTGAGTCCCAGTTCTTTGGTAGTTTGAGAGCTATGTTGCTAACTAGCAGATGGCTGTCCTCTTTAATTCCATTAATGATGTTTCTCTAGCAGGGGATGTGAAACAGGACCCTCACCTGTTAGGCAGGGATGTTGTGATAGACCCATTTCAGAGATGAATAAATGGATCACTGGGGTTGGTTTATTTCCTGCCTCAAGTTCTCTGGTTTATTTCCTCTTGGGCTTCCAAAGTTGGGGAAAATAGGACAAATCCCTCAAATCTGATCAACCACTCTAATCAGAAGGACTTTGGTGCTGGTTGGGAAATAGGGGAACGGATTATTCTACCACCAGTTAGTTGAAGACTGAGCCTAGACTGGGAGTTTGAGGAAGAGGGCACCACACCCCTCATTTCTGGTATATCCTTCCAATAACATCTCCAATGGGAGTCTCTGTAAGTATCTTTAGCCCTATTTCAGAAAtggagaaattgaggctcagtgGATAGTGAGTTGGAGCCAGGTTCACACAGTCCCTCGAGAGGCAGAAATGGGATTTTAAACTTAACTACAGTgaccgtggacagagaagcctggtgttatagtccacggggtcacaaacagtcggacacaacttggtgactgaacaacagtcacCGTGACTGTAGTGGAAAGGAGCAGGATCTGAGACTGGCTACTCCATGGGGCCAGGCTGAGAGTCAGGCAGAGGGCAAGACTCCCAAACCATGCCATCTTCCTCTGCTTCCCCTCCACCTCGATCTGGCAGTTCCCCAGGCAGGTTCCACCAGGCGCCTGGTCTTACTAGATTCCTATTTATGATATGATCTCATTCATGTGTCGGCACCTGGCATTAGGTACTTCAGTATTTCATAACAAACAGGTCACATCATCACTCAC carries:
- the ID3 gene encoding DNA-binding protein inhibitor ID-3 isoform X1, whose protein sequence is MKALSPVRGCYEAVCCLSERSLAIARGRGKSPAAEEPLSLLDDMNHCYSRLRELVPGVPRGTQLSQVEILQRVIDYILDLQVVLAEPAPGPPDGPHLPIQTAELAPELVISNDQRSFCH